In Vibrio bathopelagicus, one DNA window encodes the following:
- a CDS encoding DNA-J related domain-containing protein, translating to MLDNPESPSHQDISPNFQTHMENPLLWPIMEVLKQKPSGWKVHTLAAHLNDLGLVPVLDPVPEKELFKKNFLIMNALYQLQETLYPDSWLQVQAMDIELMSGRYHGSTHTIDLQDPLRDYYINWLNYEADEGEVKRLLNEFWTRYKKFVGGSETDMDRSHALSLFELPLDATQQEIRKRWRRLALRWHPDRDEGNTAQFQTLCEAWNVLRG from the coding sequence ATGTTAGACAACCCAGAATCACCAAGTCATCAGGATATTAGCCCCAATTTCCAAACACATATGGAAAACCCGTTACTTTGGCCAATTATGGAAGTGCTCAAGCAAAAGCCAAGTGGATGGAAAGTACATACCTTGGCTGCACACCTTAATGATCTCGGTTTGGTGCCTGTGTTAGATCCCGTACCTGAAAAAGAGCTGTTTAAGAAAAACTTCTTAATTATGAATGCCCTCTATCAATTGCAAGAAACCTTGTATCCAGACAGTTGGTTGCAGGTACAAGCCATGGACATTGAACTGATGAGCGGCCGTTATCATGGCAGCACTCACACTATCGACCTGCAAGACCCATTACGTGACTATTACATCAACTGGCTCAACTATGAAGCGGATGAAGGCGAAGTCAAAAGGCTATTGAATGAGTTTTGGACTCGATACAAGAAGTTTGTTGGCGGTAGTGAAACGGACATGGATAGAAGCCATGCACTCAGTTTATTTGAGTTGCCACTAGATGCGACTCAACAAGAGATTCGCAAAAGATGGCGACGCCTTGCGCTACGTTGGCATCCTGATAGGGATGAAGGGAACACAGCTCAATTTCAGACATTGTGCGAAGCATGGAATGTACTGCGCGGCTAA
- a CDS encoding isopenicillin N synthase family dioxygenase — translation MKLETVDYLADDAAEQFVRSLRETGFGVLKNHPIPKELVESIYENWYQFFISEEKENFHFNVETQDGYFPPSVSEVAKGHTVKDIKEYFHVYPWGQIPEQLKEQILDYYQRANAFAQELLGWVELHAPKEVQEKFSIALSEMINGSEQTLLRVLHYPPMQGDEEPGAIRAAAHEDINLLTVLPAANEPGLQVKAQNDEWIDVPCDFGNMIINIGDMLQEASGGYFPSTTHRVINPSGARQEKSRISLPLFLHPKPEVVLSDKYTANEYLMERLRELGVI, via the coding sequence ATGAAACTGGAAACTGTCGATTACCTTGCTGACGACGCAGCAGAACAATTTGTTCGCTCTCTACGTGAAACTGGTTTTGGTGTTCTTAAGAACCACCCGATCCCAAAAGAGCTTGTTGAGTCAATTTACGAAAACTGGTACCAATTCTTCATTTCTGAAGAGAAAGAGAACTTCCACTTCAATGTTGAAACACAAGATGGATATTTTCCACCTTCAGTGTCTGAAGTTGCAAAGGGCCACACTGTAAAAGACATCAAAGAGTACTTTCACGTATACCCTTGGGGTCAGATTCCTGAACAGCTAAAAGAACAGATTCTAGATTACTACCAACGTGCTAATGCTTTTGCTCAAGAGCTATTAGGTTGGGTTGAACTGCATGCGCCAAAAGAAGTACAAGAGAAGTTCTCAATCGCGCTTTCTGAAATGATTAATGGCAGCGAACAAACACTGCTTCGCGTTCTTCACTACCCACCAATGCAAGGTGATGAAGAACCAGGTGCGATCCGTGCTGCGGCTCATGAAGACATTAACCTACTAACGGTTCTGCCTGCGGCTAACGAGCCTGGCCTTCAAGTTAAAGCTCAGAATGACGAGTGGATTGATGTGCCATGTGACTTCGGTAACATGATCATCAACATCGGTGACATGCTGCAAGAAGCGTCTGGTGGTTACTTCCCATCAACGACTCACCGTGTAATCAATCCATCAGGTGCTCGCCAAGAGAAATCACGTATTTCTTTGCCTCTATTCTTGCACCCGAAACCAGAAGTGGTTCTGTCTGATAAGTACACGGCAAATGAATACCTAATGGAACGTCTAAGAGAGCTTGGCGTTATCTAG
- a CDS encoding ABC-ATPase domain-containing protein — translation MDQLTAKLKKLEKQNFRAYQQIKGQYDFADFELHIDHVQGDPYASSSRFRATRAWSLTGLDWLKEKSYEYQVAARDFIARSFSEFAKQEATVSIALTGQTVLDNTSVVFTEHGIEIRFRINLPADGRSILAKKAINIITFYLPKFIRRATLERELNIDAMIKHCEAVEDQDALRAQLEENNLAAFVANGSVLPRIAGNCDLPMKGAVPFLAPESLSVTLNTPNQGDVTGLGIPKGITLIVGGGFHGKSTLLNAVERSIYNHIPGDGREGVVTATDTMKIRAEDGRCVHNLNLSNYINHLPMQKDTSNFSTQDASGSTSQAAWLQESIEAGVQTLLIDEDTSATNFMIRDERMQALVSKGAEPITPLVDRIGQLREEMDISTIVVMGGSGDYLDVADTVIQMHDYQAVDVTEKAQEVIAQHPTQRTNECETALETFVPRSLNRAALMNILTDGKFRVNAKGKESLRFGKEFADLSALEQLESTSEVNAIGWAWFQFAQTPGWSNNPAKEFSAILSDEWHVNMPNYGDLAKPRVLDVMAALNRMRKSQFKPSNSN, via the coding sequence ATGGATCAGTTGACTGCAAAGCTTAAAAAGCTCGAAAAACAAAACTTCCGCGCATATCAACAAATTAAAGGTCAATACGACTTTGCTGATTTCGAATTACACATCGACCACGTTCAAGGTGACCCTTATGCATCTTCTTCACGTTTTCGCGCAACACGTGCTTGGTCGTTAACAGGGTTAGATTGGCTTAAAGAAAAGTCTTACGAATACCAAGTAGCAGCTCGTGATTTCATTGCACGTAGCTTCTCTGAATTTGCTAAGCAAGAAGCGACTGTGTCTATCGCACTAACGGGTCAAACTGTTTTGGATAACACTTCTGTGGTTTTCACCGAGCACGGTATCGAAATTCGTTTTCGTATCAACCTACCTGCTGATGGTCGTAGTATTCTTGCAAAGAAAGCAATCAACATCATTACGTTCTATTTGCCTAAGTTTATTCGTCGCGCAACGCTTGAGCGTGAACTCAATATCGATGCGATGATTAAACATTGTGAAGCAGTTGAAGACCAAGACGCATTACGTGCTCAATTGGAAGAAAACAACCTAGCGGCATTCGTTGCAAATGGCAGCGTATTACCTCGTATTGCAGGTAACTGCGATCTACCAATGAAAGGCGCAGTTCCTTTCCTAGCACCAGAGTCTTTGAGCGTTACCTTAAACACACCCAACCAAGGTGATGTGACCGGTTTAGGTATTCCTAAAGGTATTACACTGATCGTTGGTGGTGGTTTCCACGGTAAATCAACACTATTGAACGCTGTTGAACGTTCTATCTACAACCATATTCCAGGTGATGGTCGTGAAGGCGTAGTGACGGCGACTGATACGATGAAGATCCGCGCAGAAGATGGCCGATGTGTACACAACTTGAATCTTTCAAACTACATCAACCATTTACCAATGCAGAAAGACACGTCTAATTTCAGCACACAAGATGCATCTGGTTCAACTTCGCAAGCGGCTTGGCTGCAAGAATCTATAGAAGCGGGTGTACAAACGCTCCTTATCGATGAAGATACGTCAGCGACTAACTTCATGATTCGTGATGAACGTATGCAAGCGCTAGTATCAAAAGGGGCTGAGCCTATCACTCCACTTGTTGACCGCATTGGCCAACTTCGCGAAGAGATGGACATATCAACTATCGTGGTAATGGGTGGTTCTGGCGATTATTTAGATGTGGCTGACACAGTGATTCAAATGCACGACTACCAAGCGGTAGACGTAACTGAAAAAGCACAAGAAGTGATCGCTCAACACCCTACTCAGCGAACTAACGAATGTGAGACGGCATTAGAAACTTTTGTTCCTCGTTCGTTAAACCGCGCAGCACTGATGAATATTCTTACTGACGGAAAATTCCGTGTTAACGCGAAAGGCAAAGAGTCACTGCGTTTTGGTAAGGAGTTCGCTGACCTTTCTGCATTAGAGCAGTTAGAGTCAACTTCAGAAGTCAACGCGATCGGTTGGGCATGGTTCCAGTTTGCACAAACTCCAGGTTGGTCAAACAATCCTGCTAAAGAGTTTAGCGCTATCTTAAGCGATGAGTGGCACGTGAACATGCCAAACTATGGCGACTTGGCGAAACCAAGAGTATTGGATGTAATGGCAGCACTAAACCGAATGCGTAAGTCTCAGTTCAAACCTTCGAACTCGAACTAA
- the mrdA gene encoding penicillin-binding protein 2, giving the protein MNHKRVKMRDHKSEVNLFRNRVIVAFAGILIFTLVLIGNLYRLQVQDFKSYQTRADGNRIKVLPIAPTRGLIYDRNGVLLAENQLIFDLIMIPEKTDDVDTMLSKLNKFIPLDNEQIERFKKRYHNTRRFKPVTILEDLSEEEIAKFSVQQYQFPGLSIDTNLKRFYPSGEILTHVLGYVAHINDSDLRKLDEQGKESNYQATTVIGKLGVERYYEDILHGTKGYQEVEVNSRGRIVRTIKYVPPVAGKDIVLNIDIELQKYVFDQLDNRTGSAVILDPKDNSVLAMASSPSYDPNLFVDGISSKNYQTLLNDPAHPLVNRTTLGVYPPASTVKPFMAVAGLQEHVISENTIRDDHGSWQIPGSKPNSKAWRDWKRWGHGPVDVTQAIEESVDSFFYQTAFDLGIDRISTWMNRFGFGKPTGIDIYEESNANMPTRDWKMMRYRTPWYQGDTVPIGIGQGYWTSTPLQLAKATSVLVNHGKVMPPHILRATLDHGEDFDTQTLVVPKQMTSIEEVPDEIWDVPINAMRLVNNGSRGSGRRAFKGADYVSGGKSGTAQVFDLAKDQVYNSKKLARHLLDHALYTAFAPYDNPKYVATVVIEHGNGGSKVGAPYIRKVLDYAFEHKSGVSKDHS; this is encoded by the coding sequence ATGAACCACAAACGCGTAAAAATGCGTGATCATAAAAGTGAAGTAAACCTGTTTCGAAATCGAGTCATCGTCGCGTTTGCAGGGATCCTGATCTTCACCCTCGTTTTAATTGGAAACCTATACAGGCTCCAAGTACAAGATTTCAAAAGTTACCAAACTCGAGCTGACGGCAACCGAATCAAGGTGCTCCCTATCGCGCCAACGCGTGGGTTGATCTACGATCGCAATGGTGTGTTACTCGCAGAAAACCAACTCATCTTTGATTTAATCATGATTCCAGAGAAAACGGATGACGTTGACACCATGCTCAGCAAGCTCAACAAATTCATCCCTCTTGATAATGAACAAATCGAGCGTTTCAAAAAGCGTTATCACAATACACGTCGTTTTAAGCCCGTGACTATTTTGGAAGATCTGAGCGAAGAAGAGATCGCCAAGTTTTCAGTTCAGCAGTACCAATTCCCAGGTTTATCCATCGATACCAACCTCAAGCGTTTTTACCCAAGTGGTGAAATACTTACCCATGTCTTAGGATATGTCGCTCATATCAACGACAGTGACTTGAGAAAGCTTGATGAACAAGGCAAAGAATCGAATTATCAAGCAACAACGGTTATAGGTAAGCTTGGTGTCGAACGATATTATGAAGACATACTTCATGGCACAAAAGGCTATCAAGAGGTTGAGGTAAATAGCCGTGGCCGTATTGTGAGAACCATTAAATATGTACCGCCAGTCGCGGGTAAAGACATTGTCTTAAACATCGACATTGAGCTACAAAAATACGTGTTTGACCAACTTGATAACCGGACTGGCAGTGCTGTGATTCTTGATCCTAAAGATAACAGTGTATTAGCGATGGCATCGAGCCCTAGCTATGACCCAAATCTGTTTGTGGACGGCATTTCGAGTAAAAACTATCAGACGTTATTGAATGATCCTGCCCACCCATTGGTGAATCGGACAACTTTAGGCGTGTACCCGCCCGCCTCGACCGTCAAACCATTTATGGCCGTTGCTGGTCTGCAAGAACATGTTATCTCTGAAAACACAATTCGTGATGATCATGGTTCATGGCAAATTCCGGGGTCTAAACCCAACTCTAAAGCGTGGCGAGATTGGAAACGTTGGGGTCACGGGCCTGTTGATGTTACACAGGCGATTGAAGAGTCAGTGGATTCATTCTTCTATCAAACGGCCTTTGATTTGGGCATCGACCGTATTTCAACGTGGATGAACCGTTTTGGTTTTGGTAAACCAACAGGCATCGATATCTATGAAGAAAGCAACGCCAACATGCCAACTCGTGATTGGAAAATGATGCGCTATCGTACGCCTTGGTATCAAGGTGACACCGTGCCGATTGGTATAGGACAAGGCTACTGGACATCTACCCCTTTGCAGCTGGCCAAAGCAACATCTGTATTGGTGAATCACGGTAAGGTAATGCCTCCACACATTCTAAGAGCAACGTTAGACCATGGAGAAGATTTCGATACACAAACGCTCGTTGTACCTAAGCAGATGACATCGATTGAAGAAGTGCCCGATGAGATTTGGGATGTACCAATCAATGCGATGAGACTTGTAAATAATGGGAGCCGAGGCAGTGGTCGAAGAGCCTTCAAAGGTGCTGACTATGTGAGCGGTGGTAAATCAGGTACGGCACAAGTATTTGATTTGGCAAAGGATCAGGTCTATAACTCGAAGAAGCTAGCACGTCACCTACTCGACCACGCGCTTTATACTGCGTTTGCACCTTATGACAACCCTAAATACGTTGCGACAGTGGTTATTGAACATGGTAACGGTGGTTCAAAAGTTGGTGCGCCATACATTCGTAAGGTACTCGATTACGCATTTGAGCATAAAAGTGGAGTGAGTAAAGACCACTCATAG
- a CDS encoding DMT family transporter, producing the protein MQTVIITLITLVAFAANSVLCRWALMDQTIDPLSFSIVRILSGALTLLILLTLSSNAKRKQDKVINDAPMYTKVRSQCDLTAIVALLIYMFGFSFAYLTLGAGLGALVLFVAVQFTMIAAHLFAGNRMSSLEWGGCLLSVSGLVYLLMPTESTSSPDITSIILMALAGIGWGIYTLAGKKSKNALQSTTANFVFSSLAILVLVSLLAVIPSVASQISITEQGLIYAVLSGSVASGVGYSLWYYVVKKLNTVAASIAQLSVPVIATLGGVLLLSEPVTMQFVISSTVILLGISLVLVAPKLKK; encoded by the coding sequence ATGCAAACGGTGATTATCACACTTATTACGCTGGTGGCATTTGCTGCCAATTCAGTGTTGTGTCGTTGGGCTTTGATGGATCAAACAATTGATCCTTTGAGTTTTTCGATCGTGCGTATCTTATCGGGTGCGCTCACTCTGTTAATTTTATTAACCTTATCTTCAAACGCTAAACGCAAACAAGATAAAGTAATCAATGACGCACCGATGTATACCAAGGTTCGTTCTCAGTGTGATTTAACCGCCATAGTGGCGTTACTCATTTACATGTTCGGCTTCTCGTTTGCCTATTTAACGCTAGGGGCAGGGCTTGGTGCTTTGGTCCTGTTTGTCGCGGTTCAATTCACGATGATTGCCGCACACTTATTCGCTGGTAATAGAATGTCATCGCTTGAGTGGGGTGGTTGCTTGTTGTCTGTTTCTGGGCTCGTTTATTTACTCATGCCGACGGAATCGACAAGTTCACCAGATATAACCTCCATCATATTGATGGCTCTGGCTGGAATTGGGTGGGGGATTTATACTCTGGCGGGTAAGAAGTCTAAAAACGCGTTGCAATCTACAACTGCCAACTTTGTATTTAGTTCGTTAGCGATCCTTGTGTTAGTAAGCCTGTTAGCTGTCATCCCTAGTGTGGCATCGCAAATATCCATCACTGAACAAGGTTTGATTTACGCAGTATTGTCTGGTTCAGTAGCCTCTGGCGTGGGTTATAGCTTGTGGTATTACGTCGTGAAAAAGCTGAATACGGTCGCCGCATCCATTGCACAGCTTTCTGTTCCAGTTATCGCGACACTCGGCGGCGTTTTGTTGTTATCTGAACCTGTCACCATGCAATTTGTTATCTCATCGACTGTCATTTTACTTGGGATAAGCTTGGTTCTTGTCGCCCCTAAACTTAAAAAATAA
- the fabV gene encoding enoyl-ACP reductase FabV — MLIEPIIKGVVAKSAHPIGCQEAVKQQIKFVKSAPQIKDGPKRVLIIGASSGFGLAARIALTFGGAKADTIGVSFERGPNEKSLGTAGWYNNIYFRNEAEREQRTAINIVGDAFSQETRSQVVEAIETYFEGEVDLIIYSLAAGVRPKPDSEEFWRSAIKPIGESVTGATISLEHDHWVTNTLEAATEEEAESTLKVMGGEDWENWIDELINAESIAPGCKTIAFSYVGPEVTHPIYLDGTLGRAKIDLHQTSHALNLELANFGGNAYATVCKALVTKASVFIPGLSPYLLALYKVMKEKETHEGCIQQMQRLFSSKLYGQSKVPLDGERLIRMDEWELEPETQAHVAELLETMDENNFQAIGDYQGFKEEFLQLNGFAQPSVDYNEKLNTQDFIKLKP; from the coding sequence ATGCTGATCGAACCTATTATCAAGGGTGTGGTAGCCAAAAGCGCTCACCCTATTGGCTGTCAAGAAGCCGTAAAGCAACAGATCAAATTTGTTAAGAGTGCGCCGCAAATCAAAGATGGCCCTAAACGAGTTCTGATCATCGGCGCATCCTCTGGCTTCGGCCTAGCCGCTCGTATCGCCCTTACCTTTGGCGGTGCAAAAGCTGACACCATCGGCGTCTCATTCGAACGCGGTCCTAACGAAAAATCCTTAGGCACTGCTGGTTGGTACAACAATATCTACTTCAGAAATGAAGCCGAACGAGAGCAGCGCACTGCGATCAACATCGTTGGCGATGCCTTTTCACAAGAAACACGCTCACAAGTTGTCGAAGCCATCGAAACCTACTTCGAAGGCGAAGTGGATCTGATTATCTACAGCTTAGCCGCTGGTGTAAGACCGAAACCAGATTCCGAAGAATTCTGGCGCTCTGCGATCAAGCCAATCGGTGAAAGCGTCACTGGTGCAACTATATCTCTTGAACACGATCATTGGGTAACCAACACGCTTGAAGCAGCAACCGAAGAAGAAGCCGAAAGCACACTCAAAGTCATGGGTGGCGAAGACTGGGAAAACTGGATAGATGAGCTAATCAACGCTGAATCCATTGCCCCAGGCTGTAAAACCATCGCATTTTCTTACGTAGGTCCTGAAGTGACGCATCCTATCTACTTAGACGGTACTTTGGGTCGCGCTAAGATCGACCTTCATCAAACAAGCCACGCGCTAAATCTCGAACTAGCCAACTTCGGCGGTAATGCTTATGCGACCGTGTGTAAGGCATTAGTGACCAAAGCCAGCGTATTCATTCCCGGTTTAAGCCCTTACTTGCTCGCTCTATATAAAGTGATGAAAGAAAAAGAGACTCATGAGGGCTGTATTCAGCAAATGCAGCGTTTATTCAGCAGCAAACTATATGGACAATCAAAAGTGCCACTTGATGGTGAACGTTTGATACGAATGGATGAATGGGAACTAGAACCAGAAACTCAAGCGCACGTGGCAGAGCTACTTGAAACCATGGATGAAAACAATTTCCAAGCGATAGGTGATTATCAAGGGTTTAAAGAGGAATTTTTACAGTTAAATGGGTTCGCTCAACCATCGGTAGACTATAACGAGAAACTTAACACTCAGGATTTTATAAAGTTAAAGCCTTAA
- a CDS encoding DUF2238 domain-containing protein has product MTITPLAQNRPLLSLTAVYLVIFLFSAFDPSSRAVWIAEIVPALGILVGIWWLSTKLTFSKTAYILMFIWLVLHTIGAKYTFAEVPFDWFNSLIGSERNNFDRVAHFSIGLYAYPLAEYLIRKKLAQPVLACFFALFAIMSVAAGYEIIEWWYAEVAGGDEGIAFLGSQGDIWDAQKDMLCDTTGAIVSLLLLKLQGRVRTH; this is encoded by the coding sequence ATGACAATTACGCCACTTGCTCAAAATAGACCTCTACTCTCACTAACTGCCGTCTATCTTGTTATCTTTCTTTTTTCAGCCTTTGACCCGTCTTCAAGAGCCGTTTGGATCGCTGAGATTGTCCCTGCTCTTGGTATTCTTGTCGGGATATGGTGGTTATCCACCAAGCTAACGTTTTCAAAGACCGCTTACATTCTGATGTTTATCTGGTTGGTTCTGCATACGATCGGCGCAAAATACACCTTTGCAGAAGTGCCTTTTGATTGGTTCAATAGTCTGATTGGTTCAGAGCGCAATAATTTTGACCGTGTGGCGCATTTCTCTATTGGTCTTTATGCCTATCCACTCGCCGAGTATTTGATTCGTAAGAAACTGGCTCAACCGGTGCTAGCTTGTTTTTTTGCTCTATTTGCCATCATGAGTGTTGCTGCAGGCTATGAAATTATTGAGTGGTGGTACGCGGAGGTAGCGGGTGGTGATGAAGGTATCGCATTCCTAGGTTCACAAGGTGATATTTGGGACGCTCAGAAAGACATGCTTTGCGACACCACCGGAGCGATAGTCTCACTATTACTTCTTAAGCTTCAAGGCCGTGTCAGAACTCATTGA
- a CDS encoding bifunctional diguanylate cyclase/phosphodiesterase, with amino-acid sequence MKKIKTLDLDIPDDMESGWQNIVDLLAQITQVPAALIMRVHANYIEVFSTSRSENNPYNKGDSETLGNGLYCETVMESQRRLLVPNALADPEWENNPDIKLGLISYCGIPLLWPNGELFGTICILDSKENHYTPTYIKLLESFRTSIESQLKTLFQHAKLTQMNKELKNRVYTRTKDLASLNYSLNQEIDKRKAAEQKINFQKNHDLGTGFLNRNAFESRLNQRLPSQSKLTDCSYAVIHIGFTNGRRIQARYGYNALDQVLVEYRQRIDSISDVEVLTARPTSVDLVLAFSVKDLQHRLEEVCKSLVNVGHSEFDIDNDKVHLHAFIGIAITNSEDDAESVLQKSSEAMLACKDSGQKFAYYSQSHTDEQSHLNKIEGYLLQAVRNDDLMLYFQPKVCPLTHRWVGAEALLRWRHPVLGDISNETLIHMAEQNGLIFEVGSFVLRHAIEKAKEWSQFVDDFKMAVNVSAVQLKNVHFAEQVVHLLETYHLEPHFLELEVTESGLIADEVVAKNTLESLHDIGVTLSLDDFGTGYASFSYLKKFPFDAIKIDKSFVDQMLNSSEDTEIVRSIVQIAKKLDLKVTIEGIESEVQEQFIVEEGCDVGQGYLYGKPMSGQEFEHSLVNQNYLGTTRYA; translated from the coding sequence ATGAAGAAAATAAAAACTCTAGATTTAGATATCCCAGATGATATGGAGTCAGGTTGGCAAAACATCGTCGACCTCTTAGCTCAAATTACTCAGGTGCCAGCCGCACTTATCATGCGAGTTCATGCCAACTATATTGAAGTATTCTCAACCAGTCGCAGTGAAAACAACCCGTACAACAAAGGAGACTCAGAAACCCTAGGTAATGGGCTTTACTGTGAAACCGTGATGGAATCTCAACGGAGGCTCCTTGTTCCTAATGCCTTAGCTGACCCTGAATGGGAAAACAACCCAGACATTAAGTTGGGCTTAATCTCGTATTGCGGTATTCCATTGCTTTGGCCAAATGGAGAACTTTTCGGTACGATCTGCATATTAGATTCTAAAGAAAACCATTACACTCCTACCTATATCAAGCTACTAGAGAGCTTTCGTACTTCGATTGAATCTCAGCTCAAAACTTTGTTTCAGCACGCTAAACTGACTCAAATGAATAAGGAGTTGAAAAACCGCGTCTACACCCGAACTAAAGATCTCGCGAGCCTAAATTATTCACTCAACCAAGAGATTGATAAACGTAAAGCCGCCGAACAAAAAATCAATTTTCAGAAGAACCACGATCTCGGTACCGGTTTTTTGAACCGCAATGCATTTGAATCTCGCTTAAACCAACGGTTGCCGTCACAGAGTAAACTGACCGATTGTTCATACGCTGTTATTCATATTGGTTTTACCAACGGTAGACGTATCCAAGCGCGTTACGGTTACAATGCATTAGATCAAGTACTTGTTGAATACCGCCAGCGAATCGATAGCATTTCTGATGTTGAAGTTCTCACCGCACGCCCTACTTCTGTCGATCTCGTTCTTGCGTTCAGCGTTAAGGATTTACAACATCGTCTCGAAGAAGTGTGTAAGAGTTTGGTAAATGTCGGTCATTCTGAGTTCGACATTGATAATGACAAAGTCCATTTGCACGCATTTATCGGCATAGCGATAACGAATAGCGAGGACGATGCTGAAAGTGTGCTGCAAAAATCTTCAGAAGCGATGCTTGCCTGTAAAGACTCGGGACAAAAATTTGCTTATTACTCTCAGTCTCATACCGATGAGCAAAGTCATCTAAATAAAATTGAAGGTTATTTGTTACAAGCGGTTCGTAATGATGATCTGATGCTCTACTTTCAGCCGAAAGTATGCCCGTTGACGCATCGCTGGGTTGGCGCAGAAGCGCTGTTACGTTGGAGGCACCCTGTTCTGGGCGATATATCTAACGAAACCTTAATTCACATGGCTGAACAAAATGGTTTGATATTTGAGGTTGGTAGTTTTGTGCTACGACACGCAATAGAAAAAGCAAAAGAATGGTCTCAATTCGTTGATGATTTCAAAATGGCAGTCAACGTTTCTGCTGTGCAACTCAAGAACGTGCATTTTGCCGAGCAAGTTGTTCACCTCTTAGAAACCTACCACCTAGAGCCGCACTTTTTAGAACTTGAAGTTACCGAGAGTGGCCTGATCGCAGATGAAGTCGTTGCCAAGAATACTCTGGAATCTTTGCATGACATTGGTGTTACATTGTCACTTGATGATTTCGGCACAGGTTATGCTTCATTCAGTTATCTTAAGAAGTTCCCATTTGACGCGATCAAAATAGATAAGAGCTTTGTCGACCAAATGTTGAACTCAAGTGAAGACACAGAAATTGTTCGCTCTATTGTTCAAATTGCTAAAAAACTCGACTTAAAAGTCACCATCGAAGGCATCGAATCTGAAGTCCAGGAACAATTTATAGTAGAAGAAGGCTGTGATGTTGGACAAGGTTACCTCTACGGTAAGCCGATGTCTGGCCAAGAATTCGAACACAGCTTAGTCAATCAAAACTATTTGGGGACAACTCGTTACGCTTAA
- a CDS encoding arylesterase — protein MTRLISFLFLILFSTASLAQGSTSAQVSKLLVLGDSLSAGYNMDIKQSWPSLLPDALEKHDKTVNVVNGSISGDTTGNGLARLPQLLEEHAPDTVLIELGANDGLRGFPPKLMSANLDQIIEQVKASGAKPIMMQIKIPPNYGKRYNEQFEYVFTSLSDQQDVPLLPFFLEHIILKPEWMMNDGLHPKPEAQPWIAEFVAQELYQYL, from the coding sequence ATGACTCGACTAATTTCCTTTTTATTTTTGATTTTATTTTCAACCGCTTCGTTAGCCCAAGGCTCTACGTCAGCTCAAGTTTCCAAGTTATTGGTACTTGGCGATAGCTTGAGTGCGGGTTACAACATGGATATCAAGCAAAGCTGGCCAAGTTTGTTGCCTGACGCATTGGAAAAACATGATAAAACCGTGAACGTGGTCAACGGGAGCATTTCTGGTGACACAACGGGTAATGGCTTAGCGCGTTTACCGCAACTGCTTGAAGAACACGCTCCAGACACTGTTCTTATTGAACTCGGCGCAAATGATGGACTGCGTGGCTTCCCACCTAAGCTTATGTCTGCGAACCTGGATCAGATCATCGAGCAAGTAAAAGCATCGGGTGCGAAACCAATTATGATGCAGATTAAAATCCCACCTAACTACGGCAAGCGTTACAACGAACAATTCGAGTACGTTTTTACATCGCTGTCTGATCAACAGGACGTGCCACTTTTGCCCTTCTTCCTTGAGCACATCATCCTCAAACCTGAGTGGATGATGAACGATGGGCTGCATCCAAAACCAGAAGCTCAACCTTGGATCGCTGAATTCGTCGCGCAAGAATTATATCAGTATCTTTAA